One stretch of Weissella koreensis KACC 15510 DNA includes these proteins:
- the rplF gene encoding 50S ribosomal protein L6: protein MSRIGYKTLTLPTGVELSREGNVVTVKGPKGELSREVSSEIAFTIEGNDVNFTRSSDDGKIKALHGTTRANVANMVEGVSEGFKKTLKLVGVGYRAAKQGNKLVLNVGYSHPVEFEDRTEMTVEVPDSVTVVISGISKQKVGDFAAEIRAVRSPEPYKGKGIRYENEYVARKEGKTGK, encoded by the coding sequence ATGAGTCGTATTGGTTATAAGACTTTGACTTTGCCTACTGGCGTTGAATTGTCACGCGAAGGTAATGTTGTTACTGTTAAGGGACCAAAGGGTGAGTTATCACGCGAAGTTTCTTCAGAAATTGCTTTTACTATCGAAGGAAACGATGTGAATTTCACTCGTTCATCAGATGATGGTAAGATCAAGGCTTTGCACGGAACTACTCGTGCGAACGTCGCCAACATGGTTGAGGGTGTCTCAGAAGGCTTCAAAAAGACTTTGAAGCTTGTCGGTGTTGGTTACCGTGCAGCCAAGCAAGGAAACAAGCTTGTGTTGAACGTTGGTTACTCACACCCAGTTGAATTTGAAGACCGCACCGAAATGACGGTGGAAGTTCCTGATTCAGTTACTGTTGTAATTTCAGGTATTTCAAAGCAAAAGGTTGGAGATTTCGCCGCTGAGATCCGTGCCGTACGTTCTCCTGAACCTTATAAGGGTAAGGGAATTCGTTACGAAAATGAATACGTTGCACGTAAGGAAGGTAAGACTGGTAAGTAA
- the rplO gene encoding 50S ribosomal protein L15: protein MKLNELEIAEGSRKVRNRVGRGESSGNGKTAGRGQKGQKARSKVRLGFEGGQMPLFRRIPKRGFTNINRKEFAVVNLDQLNKFENGTEISPALLVESGIVKNEMAGIKILANGQLDKALTVKANKFSASALTAIEAAGGKTEVI from the coding sequence ATGAAGCTTAATGAGCTTGAAATTGCCGAAGGTTCTCGCAAAGTCCGCAATCGTGTTGGACGTGGTGAGTCTTCAGGTAATGGTAAGACTGCAGGACGTGGTCAAAAAGGTCAAAAGGCACGTAGTAAGGTACGTCTAGGATTCGAAGGTGGTCAAATGCCTTTGTTCCGTCGTATTCCAAAACGTGGATTTACAAATATCAATCGTAAAGAATTTGCTGTTGTTAATTTGGACCAACTTAATAAGTTTGAAAACGGAACTGAAATTTCACCAGCATTATTGGTTGAATCAGGAATCGTTAAAAACGAAATGGCTGGAATCAAGATTTTGGCTAATGGTCAACTTGATAAAGCTTTGACTGTTAAGGCTAACAAGTTCTCAGCATCAGCATTAACTGCAATCGAAGCAGCTGGTGGTAAAACTGAGGTGATCTAA
- the secY gene encoding preprotein translocase subunit SecY: MLQTVLNSLKEKDIRKKLFFTLGILIVYRIGAYITVPGINPKALTEVANSGLGSILNMFSGGGLTNYSLFAMGVSPYVTAQIVVQLLQMDIVPRFVEWSKQGEVGRRHLNQVTRYLTIILAFAQSIGITAGFNQLSQVQLVKTPDIRTYLMIGMILTIGTMFAVWLGEMITQYGLGQGVSMLIFAGIIARVPAGIYQLIKENILQNSNKAQGLSLFVGLLLLLIIAISFVTWFNQAIRKIPMQYTRRSVGSGSSSYLPLKVNVAGVIPVIFASSLLVTPQTILQAFAGKFGGQGWYTTATTWFSMQTLQGGLLYTLLIVLFTFFYAFVQVNPEKVAENLQKQASYIVGVRPGHDTEKWMSGLLMRLSSVGSIFLGAIALAPILATHLFGLDSNLGMSGTSLLIVIGVAIDLIRQLEGLMMKKAYVGFIHEGVKS, translated from the coding sequence ATGCTACAAACCGTGCTCAATTCACTAAAAGAAAAGGACATCCGTAAAAAGTTGTTCTTCACTCTAGGAATTTTGATTGTTTACCGGATTGGTGCGTACATTACTGTACCGGGTATTAACCCTAAAGCACTGACTGAGGTTGCTAATTCTGGGCTCGGAAGCATTTTAAATATGTTTAGTGGTGGTGGTTTGACGAATTATTCATTGTTTGCAATGGGTGTTTCGCCTTATGTCACTGCTCAAATTGTGGTTCAATTGTTACAAATGGACATTGTGCCTCGGTTTGTCGAATGGTCAAAACAAGGTGAAGTTGGTCGTCGTCATTTAAACCAAGTCACACGGTATTTGACTATTATCCTGGCTTTTGCACAATCAATTGGAATAACGGCTGGTTTTAATCAACTTAGCCAAGTTCAATTGGTTAAAACGCCCGATATTAGAACTTATCTGATGATTGGGATGATTTTGACTATTGGAACAATGTTTGCTGTTTGGCTAGGTGAAATGATTACTCAATATGGTTTGGGACAGGGTGTTTCAATGTTGATTTTCGCGGGAATTATCGCGCGAGTGCCAGCTGGAATATACCAACTAATCAAAGAAAATATTTTGCAAAATTCAAATAAAGCACAAGGTTTGTCATTATTTGTCGGACTATTGTTGCTATTGATTATTGCAATTTCATTTGTTACCTGGTTCAATCAGGCTATTCGTAAAATTCCAATGCAATATACGCGTCGATCAGTTGGATCTGGTAGTTCGTCGTATTTACCCTTGAAGGTGAACGTTGCTGGAGTTATTCCAGTTATTTTCGCTTCATCACTACTTGTTACTCCACAAACAATTTTGCAAGCATTTGCAGGTAAGTTTGGTGGACAAGGTTGGTATACTACTGCGACAACGTGGTTTTCAATGCAAACCTTGCAAGGTGGACTTCTTTATACATTACTAATTGTTCTGTTTACTTTCTTTTATGCATTTGTTCAGGTTAATCCTGAAAAAGTTGCAGAGAATTTACAAAAACAAGCTAGTTATATTGTTGGAGTTCGTCCTGGTCACGATACTGAGAAGTGGATGTCGGGTCTCTTGATGCGTTTGTCATCAGTTGGCTCAATCTTCTTAGGGGCGATTGCATTGGCACCTATCTTAGCTACACATTTGTTTGGCTTAGATAGTAACCTAGGTATGTCTGGAACATCATTATTAATCGTCATTGGAGTTGCTATCGATTTGATTCGTCAACTCGAAGGCTTGATGATGAAGAAAGCATATGTCGGTTTTATTCACGAAGGAGTTAAATCATAA
- the rpsK gene encoding 30S ribosomal protein S11: MAGRNNRKRHIKKNIESGVAHIHATFNNTIVMITDVQGNAVAWSSAGALGFKGSRKSTPFAAQMASEAAAKGAMENGMKTVEVTVKGPGSGRESAIRALAAAGLEVSSIKDVTPVPHNGSRPPKRRRV, encoded by the coding sequence ATGGCAGGTCGTAATAATCGTAAGCGTCATATTAAAAAGAATATTGAAAGTGGTGTTGCACATATTCACGCAACATTCAACAATACGATCGTAATGATCACTGATGTTCAAGGTAACGCTGTTGCTTGGTCATCTGCTGGTGCTCTTGGTTTCAAAGGTAGCCGTAAGTCAACGCCATTTGCTGCGCAAATGGCATCTGAGGCTGCTGCCAAGGGAGCGATGGAAAATGGTATGAAGACAGTTGAAGTAACTGTTAAGGGTCCTGGTTCAGGACGTGAATCTGCTATCCGTGCTTTGGCCGCTGCAGGTTTGGAAGTTTCTTCTATTAAAGACGTAACTCCAGTACCGCATAACGGTTCTCGGCCACCAAAGCGTCGTCGTGTCTAA
- the rplR gene encoding 50S ribosomal protein L18, with translation MITKSDKNKVRQHRHTRVRGKISGTAERPRLNVFRSNKNIYAQLIDDVAGVTLASASTLDANIADAPKTEQATKVGALIADRAKAAGIEDVIFDRGGYLYHGRVRALAESAREAGLKF, from the coding sequence ATGATTACGAAGTCAGACAAGAATAAAGTGCGTCAACACCGACACACTCGCGTTCGTGGAAAGATTTCTGGTACTGCAGAGCGCCCACGCTTGAACGTTTTCCGTTCTAACAAAAACATCTACGCTCAATTAATTGATGACGTAGCGGGTGTGACGCTTGCTAGTGCCTCAACTTTGGATGCAAACATTGCGGATGCACCAAAGACTGAACAAGCTACAAAAGTTGGTGCATTAATCGCTGACCGTGCCAAGGCTGCTGGAATTGAAGATGTTATCTTTGATCGTGGTGGATACTTGTATCATGGTCGAGTTCGTGCATTAGCTGAATCAGCTCGTGAAGCTGGTTTGAAGTTCTAA
- the adhP gene encoding alcohol dehydrogenase AdhP, translated as MKAAVVRENNDGYVDLIDDWEPRSLAFGEALVDVEYVGICHTDLHVAAGDFGDPNKMGTQNGKFRRVIGHEGVGRVSKLGEGASDYLKLGDRVSIAWFYDACGVCDYCVSGNETFCRNARNSGYTVDGAMAQQCVVNAKYAVKVPEGLDPVQATSITCAGVTMYKSLKVGETKPGQWVSVHGAGGLGNLAVQYAHNVFGAHVAVIDGNDDKLEAARLNGAEVLVNRKKEDVVARVNELTGGVHNAQVTAVNDAAFSQAVNVLRPMGKLVAVALPQGDMSLNIAKTVLDGIEVRGSLVGTRADLKEAFQFGAEGKVTPIVEKVPFSEINSVIDEMKQGSITGRKVIDFTTL; from the coding sequence ATGAAAGCAGCAGTTGTTCGCGAAAATAATGATGGATATGTTGATTTGATTGATGACTGGGAACCACGTTCCTTGGCATTTGGAGAAGCGCTAGTTGACGTAGAATATGTAGGTATTTGTCATACTGATTTGCATGTTGCTGCTGGAGATTTTGGTGATCCTAATAAGATGGGAACTCAAAACGGTAAATTCCGTCGGGTTATTGGTCATGAAGGAGTCGGTCGAGTATCTAAGCTTGGTGAAGGTGCAAGTGATTATTTGAAGCTTGGTGATCGTGTTTCAATTGCCTGGTTCTATGATGCTTGTGGAGTTTGTGATTACTGTGTTTCTGGAAATGAAACTTTCTGCCGTAATGCTCGTAACTCAGGTTATACAGTTGATGGTGCAATGGCTCAACAATGTGTGGTTAATGCTAAGTATGCTGTTAAAGTTCCTGAGGGACTTGATCCAGTTCAAGCAACATCAATTACTTGTGCCGGAGTGACAATGTATAAGTCATTAAAGGTTGGGGAAACAAAGCCAGGACAATGGGTTTCTGTCCATGGGGCTGGAGGTCTAGGAAACTTGGCCGTTCAATATGCACATAACGTCTTTGGAGCTCATGTTGCCGTTATTGATGGAAACGATGATAAACTTGAAGCCGCTCGCCTTAACGGAGCCGAAGTTTTGGTTAACCGTAAGAAAGAGGATGTTGTCGCTCGTGTGAATGAACTAACTGGTGGTGTTCACAATGCTCAAGTGACAGCAGTTAACGATGCAGCATTCTCACAGGCGGTCAATGTTTTACGTCCAATGGGTAAGTTGGTTGCAGTTGCGTTACCACAAGGTGATATGTCTTTGAATATTGCTAAGACCGTCTTAGATGGAATTGAAGTGCGCGGATCACTAGTTGGAACGCGTGCTGATTTGAAAGAAGCCTTCCAATTTGGGGCTGAAGGTAAAGTTACCCCAATCGTTGAAAAAGTTCCATTCTCAGAAATCAATTCTGTTATTGATGAAATGAAGCAAGGATCAATTACTGGACGTAAGGTAATTGACTTTACTACTTTGTAA
- the rplQ gene encoding 50S ribosomal protein L17 has translation MSYRKLGRTSSQRKALLRDLTTSLLINGRIETTEARAKEVRKTAEKMITLGKHGDLASRRKAAAFLRNVVADVQTTEDDNVKVENALQYLFNQVAPRFEGRAGGYTRILKTVQRRGDAAQMVILELVD, from the coding sequence ATGTCATACCGTAAGTTGGGACGTACAAGCTCACAACGTAAGGCTTTGTTACGTGACTTAACAACATCATTGTTGATCAACGGTCGTATCGAAACAACTGAGGCTCGCGCCAAGGAAGTTCGTAAGACTGCTGAAAAGATGATTACGTTGGGAAAGCACGGAGACTTGGCTTCACGCCGTAAGGCTGCAGCTTTCTTGCGTAATGTTGTTGCTGATGTACAAACTACAGAAGACGATAACGTTAAGGTTGAAAACGCTTTGCAATACTTGTTCAATCAAGTTGCACCTCGTTTTGAAGGCCGCGCGGGTGGATACACTCGTATCTTAAAGACTGTACAACGTCGTGGAGACGCTGCACAAATGGTTATCTTGGAATTGGTTGACTAA
- the infA gene encoding translation initiation factor IF-1, which translates to MANDVIEISGVVKDTLPNAMFTVELENGAEILAHVSGKIRKNFIRILPGDHVKVEMSPYDLTKGRITFRFK; encoded by the coding sequence GTGGCCAACGATGTTATTGAAATTTCTGGTGTGGTAAAGGATACTTTACCAAATGCCATGTTTACCGTTGAATTAGAGAACGGCGCCGAAATCCTTGCGCATGTCTCAGGTAAGATTCGAAAGAACTTTATTCGAATCCTTCCAGGAGATCATGTTAAAGTTGAGATGTCGCCATATGATTTGACTAAGGGACGGATTACTTTCCGTTTTAAGTAA
- the rpmJ gene encoding 50S ribosomal protein L36, with translation MKVRPSVKPMCDNCKVIRRNGRVMVICTNPKHKQRQGA, from the coding sequence ATGAAGGTTCGTCCATCAGTAAAGCCTATGTGTGATAACTGTAAAGTTATCCGCCGTAACGGACGTGTGATGGTGATTTGCACAAATCCCAAGCACAAACAACGTCAAGGTGCTTAA
- the rpsH gene encoding 30S ribosomal protein S8 → MSMTDPIADFLTRIRNANMVRHDSVEVPASKIKKDIAEILKNEGFVRDVEYIDDDKQGVIRVFLKYGADKQRVISGLKRISKPGLRSYVKADSLPKVLNGLGIAIISTSEGVITDKEARAKNIGGEVLAYVW, encoded by the coding sequence ATGTCAATGACTGACCCAATTGCAGATTTCTTGACTCGCATTCGTAACGCCAACATGGTTCGTCACGATTCAGTTGAAGTTCCTGCATCTAAGATCAAAAAAGACATCGCTGAGATCTTGAAGAACGAAGGCTTTGTCCGTGATGTTGAATACATTGATGATGATAAGCAAGGTGTAATCCGTGTGTTCCTTAAGTATGGTGCTGATAAGCAACGCGTTATTTCAGGTTTGAAGCGTATTTCAAAGCCTGGATTGCGTTCATACGTTAAGGCCGATTCATTACCAAAGGTTTTGAATGGTTTAGGAATTGCTATCATCTCAACTTCTGAAGGTGTTATCACCGATAAGGAAGCTCGCGCCAAGAACATTGGTGGCGAGGTATTGGCATACGTTTGGTAA
- the rpsE gene encoding 30S ribosomal protein S5, protein MAYIDPKTLGELEENVVAINRVTKVVKGGRRLRFAALVVIGDRNGHVGFGTGKAQEVPEAIRKAVEAANRNIVAVPTVGTTLPHSALGVFGGGRVLVKPAAEGSGVAAGGAARAVLELAGIADVTAKSLGSATPINVVRATFEAISELKNAEEVADLRQVSLEHLAE, encoded by the coding sequence ATGGCATATATCGATCCAAAGACTCTTGGTGAGTTAGAAGAAAACGTCGTAGCTATCAACCGTGTTACTAAGGTTGTTAAGGGTGGTCGTCGTTTGCGTTTCGCCGCTTTGGTTGTTATTGGTGATCGTAACGGTCACGTTGGATTTGGAACTGGTAAAGCTCAGGAAGTTCCTGAAGCTATCCGTAAGGCTGTTGAAGCTGCCAATCGTAACATCGTTGCCGTACCAACTGTTGGTACAACTCTTCCTCACTCTGCATTGGGTGTCTTCGGTGGTGGTCGCGTGTTAGTTAAGCCAGCCGCTGAAGGATCTGGAGTAGCCGCCGGTGGTGCTGCTCGTGCCGTTTTGGAATTGGCTGGAATTGCTGACGTGACTGCAAAGTCATTGGGATCAGCAACTCCAATCAACGTTGTACGTGCTACTTTTGAAGCAATTTCAGAATTAAAGAATGCTGAAGAAGTCGCAGATTTGCGTCAGGTCTCATTAGAGCACTTGGCAGAATAA
- the rpsM gene encoding 30S ribosomal protein S13, with the protein MARIAGIDLPRDKRIVIALTYVYGIGNTTAQKILAEAGVSEDVRVRDLTPDQEDSIRAIADGIKVEGDLRREVSMNIKKLQEIASYRGIRHRKGLPVRGQNTKNNARTSKGPAVAITGKKK; encoded by the coding sequence ATGGCTCGTATTGCAGGAATAGATTTGCCTCGCGATAAGCGTATCGTGATCGCATTGACATATGTATACGGAATCGGTAACACTACTGCTCAAAAGATTTTGGCAGAAGCTGGAGTTTCTGAAGACGTACGTGTTCGTGACTTGACACCCGACCAAGAAGATTCAATTCGCGCAATCGCGGATGGAATCAAGGTGGAAGGTGACTTACGTCGTGAAGTATCAATGAACATTAAGAAGTTACAAGAAATTGCATCATACCGTGGAATTCGTCATCGTAAGGGATTGCCTGTTCGTGGTCAAAATACCAAGAACAACGCCCGCACGAGCAAAGGCCCAGCTGTTGCAATTACAGGTAAAAAGAAGTAA
- a CDS encoding alpha/beta hydrolase, translating into MQVKNKSFHPWRWIISIILVIAIIFGAAGGYFFHVAEVRANKSFIQGKSIKAGAPLYQQQEDWKSYDKALWNLKAHDGTNLQGYYVKADQPTTKTALVIHGFGVDHQAMMPYAAMFHKNGYNVLLIDNRAAGKSGGKYIGYGFLEAQDAKEWTQKIVQENGNDSQIVVMGASLGGATTMMLSGMNPPKQVKAYVEDAGYNSISEELLFQANSMYHLPKWLAKPLVKVVSLYSKIFAGYSYKQGEVSQYLAKNNRPMMFIHGAEDSFVPTKFVYDNYRAQKGPKQLLVVPNAEHVKSYATLTKKYEQKVEKFLNNYIKQ; encoded by the coding sequence ATGCAAGTTAAGAATAAATCATTTCATCCTTGGCGTTGGATTATTAGTATTATTTTAGTTATTGCTATTATTTTTGGAGCTGCAGGTGGTTATTTTTTTCATGTAGCTGAGGTGCGCGCAAATAAGTCCTTTATCCAAGGTAAGTCCATAAAAGCTGGAGCACCTTTATATCAACAACAAGAAGATTGGAAAAGCTATGATAAAGCTCTGTGGAATCTTAAGGCTCATGATGGAACTAATTTACAAGGATACTATGTTAAGGCCGACCAACCGACGACAAAGACAGCATTAGTCATTCATGGTTTTGGCGTGGATCATCAAGCGATGATGCCCTATGCGGCGATGTTTCATAAGAATGGATACAATGTATTATTGATTGATAATCGGGCTGCGGGTAAGTCAGGTGGTAAATATATTGGATATGGTTTCTTAGAAGCCCAAGATGCTAAAGAATGGACACAAAAAATTGTTCAAGAAAATGGTAATGATTCACAAATTGTTGTGATGGGGGCTTCACTTGGTGGTGCAACTACTATGATGCTATCAGGGATGAATCCACCTAAACAAGTGAAGGCCTATGTCGAAGATGCTGGGTACAATTCAATTAGTGAAGAATTATTGTTCCAAGCCAATTCCATGTATCATTTGCCTAAATGGTTGGCGAAACCTTTGGTAAAAGTGGTATCATTGTATTCTAAAATTTTTGCTGGGTATTCATATAAGCAAGGAGAGGTGAGTCAATATCTTGCAAAAAATAATCGACCAATGATGTTTATTCATGGTGCGGAAGATTCGTTTGTACCAACAAAATTTGTATATGATAATTATCGTGCTCAAAAAGGGCCAAAACAATTATTAGTGGTTCCTAATGCTGAGCATGTTAAATCATATGCTACATTAACTAAAAAGTATGAACAAAAGGTCGAAAAATTCCTAAATAATTATATAAAACAATAA
- the rpmD gene encoding 50S ribosomal protein L30, which translates to MAEQVKVTLVKSAAHRLPKQRAIVKALGLNKVSSSVVLPDNVQTRGAVFKIAHLVTVEVVK; encoded by the coding sequence ATGGCTGAACAAGTTAAAGTAACTCTTGTTAAGAGTGCTGCCCACCGTTTGCCAAAGCAACGTGCAATTGTTAAGGCCCTTGGATTAAACAAGGTTTCTTCATCAGTTGTATTGCCTGACAATGTACAAACGCGTGGCGCTGTATTCAAGATTGCTCACTTAGTTACTGTTGAAGTAGTTAAGTAA
- the rplN gene encoding 50S ribosomal protein L14 gives MIQQESRLNVADNSGAREILTIKVLGGSGRKFAGIGDMIVATVKQAIPGGTVKKGDVVKAVIVRTVSSSHRADGSYIKFDENAAVIVKDDKSPVGTRIFGPVARELRDNDYMRIVSLAPEVL, from the coding sequence GTGATTCAACAAGAAAGTCGTTTGAATGTTGCTGATAATTCTGGAGCACGCGAAATCTTAACTATTAAGGTTTTGGGTGGATCTGGTCGTAAGTTCGCCGGAATCGGTGACATGATCGTTGCAACCGTAAAGCAAGCAATTCCTGGTGGAACTGTAAAGAAGGGTGATGTTGTTAAGGCAGTTATCGTTCGTACTGTTTCATCATCACACCGTGCAGATGGTTCATACATCAAGTTTGATGAGAACGCTGCAGTTATCGTTAAGGATGATAAGAGTCCTGTTGGAACTCGTATCTTCGGCCCCGTTGCACGTGAATTACGTGACAACGATTACATGCGTATTGTGTCATTGGCACCTGAAGTATTGTAA
- the rplE gene encoding 50S ribosomal protein L5: MANRLKEKYVNEVQPSLIEKFNYSSIMQTPKIEKIVLNMGVGDAVSNSKNLDEAVAELELIAGQKPVVTRAKKSIAGFRLREGMAIGTKVTLRGERMYDFLDKLINISLPRVRDFRGVSPKAFDGRGNYTLGIREQLIFPEIDYDAVNRVRGLDIVIVTTANSDEESREMLTQLGMPFTK, from the coding sequence ATGGCAAATCGCTTGAAAGAAAAGTATGTTAATGAAGTTCAACCTTCATTGATCGAAAAGTTTAACTACAGCTCAATTATGCAAACTCCAAAAATCGAAAAGATTGTTTTGAATATGGGGGTTGGTGATGCTGTATCTAACTCAAAGAACTTGGATGAAGCTGTTGCAGAATTAGAACTAATTGCTGGTCAAAAGCCAGTCGTTACTCGTGCAAAGAAGTCAATCGCTGGCTTCCGTTTGCGTGAGGGAATGGCAATCGGAACTAAGGTTACGTTGCGTGGAGAACGAATGTATGACTTCTTAGATAAGTTGATCAACATTTCTTTGCCACGTGTTCGTGACTTCCGTGGAGTTTCACCAAAGGCCTTTGATGGTCGAGGAAACTACACTTTGGGAATCCGTGAGCAACTTATTTTCCCTGAAATTGATTACGATGCAGTTAACCGCGTACGTGGTTTGGATATTGTAATCGTAACTACTGCTAACTCTGATGAAGAGTCACGTGAGATGCTTACTCAATTGGGTATGCCTTTCACTAAATAA
- the rplX gene encoding 50S ribosomal protein L24, which translates to MFVKTGDKVKVIAGKDKGKEGVVVKIIAASDRVLVEGVNIMKKHQKPSNQYPQGGIIEQEAPIHVSNVQLLDPSTNEPARFGIKIEDGKKVRVSKKSGTAL; encoded by the coding sequence ATGTTTGTAAAGACAGGTGACAAGGTTAAGGTTATCGCCGGTAAGGACAAAGGTAAAGAGGGCGTAGTCGTTAAGATTATTGCTGCTTCAGACCGCGTCTTGGTTGAAGGTGTTAACATAATGAAGAAGCACCAAAAGCCAAGTAACCAATACCCACAAGGTGGAATTATCGAGCAAGAAGCTCCAATCCACGTATCAAACGTACAATTGCTTGACCCTTCAACTAATGAACCAGCTCGTTTTGGTATCAAGATTGAAGATGGTAAGAAGGTACGCGTATCAAAGAAGTCTGGAACGGCTTTATAA
- a CDS encoding adenylate kinase, whose amino-acid sequence MSLNIMLLGLPGVGKGTQAEMIVETYRLPHISTGDMFRAAMANETELGLKAKSFMDAGNLVPDEVTNGIVEERLSEDDTKGGFILDGFPRNLDQATALDEMLSKQGRKLDAVLYFTADEAVLVDRMMARGRADDTPEVIKNRLAVNGELTAPIANYYAEQGVLHKIDGARELEMIFADVKELLDNLKDA is encoded by the coding sequence ATGAGTTTAAATATCATGTTGTTGGGCCTACCAGGTGTTGGTAAAGGGACTCAAGCTGAGATGATCGTGGAGACTTATCGTTTGCCACACATTAGTACGGGCGATATGTTCCGCGCTGCAATGGCAAATGAAACTGAGTTGGGATTAAAAGCCAAGTCATTTATGGACGCTGGTAATTTAGTTCCCGATGAAGTTACAAATGGAATCGTTGAAGAACGTTTATCTGAAGACGATACCAAAGGGGGATTCATCTTAGATGGATTTCCTCGGAACTTAGACCAAGCAACTGCTTTAGACGAAATGTTATCTAAGCAAGGTCGCAAGTTAGATGCCGTATTATACTTTACTGCTGATGAAGCAGTCTTAGTTGATCGGATGATGGCACGCGGTCGCGCAGATGACACTCCTGAAGTGATTAAAAATCGTTTGGCGGTTAATGGAGAATTAACAGCACCAATTGCCAATTATTATGCAGAACAAGGCGTTTTGCACAAGATTGATGGTGCGCGTGAACTCGAAATGATTTTTGCTGACGTAAAAGAGTTGCTTGATAATTTGAAGGACGCCTAA
- a CDS encoding DNA-directed RNA polymerase subunit alpha, with protein MLEFENPKITLVEDSNNYGKFVVEPLERGYGTTLGNSLRRVLLSSLPGAAINSVQIDSVLHEFSTIEGVVEDVTQIILNLKKVSLQIESDEEKTLEINVAGPATVTASDITGDSDVTILNDDLFIATVAAGSTLHMTLTAERGRGYVSADQNKELHEDLPIGVLAIDSIFTPIERVNYQVESTRVGQRDDFDKLTLDVWTDGSLTPTEAVSLAAQVLSSHLNAFVEMSERAVKAQVMVDKEETVAPKHTEMPIEELDLSVRSYNCLKRAGINSVQELVDRTETQMMSVRNLGRKSLDEIQDKLALMGLGFRKED; from the coding sequence ATGCTTGAATTCGAAAACCCAAAGATCACTCTTGTTGAAGATAGTAACAATTACGGTAAATTTGTAGTTGAGCCTTTAGAGCGAGGCTATGGAACAACGCTTGGAAATTCTTTGCGTCGTGTATTGTTATCTTCATTGCCAGGAGCAGCGATCAATTCTGTACAAATCGATTCTGTTTTGCATGAGTTTTCAACAATCGAAGGGGTTGTTGAAGATGTTACGCAAATTATTTTGAACTTGAAAAAAGTTTCATTACAGATCGAAAGTGATGAGGAAAAAACACTTGAAATTAATGTCGCTGGACCAGCAACGGTAACCGCAAGCGATATTACTGGAGACAGTGATGTAACCATCTTAAATGATGATTTATTCATTGCAACTGTTGCAGCGGGGTCTACCTTGCACATGACTTTGACTGCTGAACGTGGTCGTGGTTATGTTTCGGCTGATCAAAATAAGGAATTGCATGAAGATTTGCCAATCGGCGTTCTTGCAATTGACTCTATTTTTACCCCTATCGAACGTGTAAATTATCAAGTTGAAAGCACTCGTGTTGGTCAACGTGATGATTTTGACAAACTCACTTTGGATGTCTGGACCGATGGTTCATTGACTCCAACAGAAGCTGTTTCTTTAGCTGCACAAGTTCTTTCATCACATTTGAACGCATTCGTTGAAATGTCTGAGCGTGCAGTTAAGGCTCAAGTGATGGTCGACAAGGAAGAAACTGTTGCGCCTAAGCATACTGAGATGCCAATCGAAGAGCTTGACTTATCAGTTCGTTCATATAATTGTCTCAAACGGGCCGGAATTAACTCTGTTCAAGAGTTAGTAGACCGGACAGAAACACAGATGATGTCTGTTCGTAACCTCGGTCGGAAGTCACTTGACGAAATCCAAGATAAACTTGCTTTGATGGGTCTTGGATTCCGTAAGGAAGATTAA